The Serratia rhizosphaerae genome has a segment encoding these proteins:
- the proW gene encoding glycine betaine/L-proline ABC transporter permease ProW: MSDDKNQDPWASASEQPDAPAQNTPAQDAPTQGAPAQDAPAGGGSDPWSTGGSAGDAPAQAPAGSGADAWSSSPPPAAHDAGQQAAQGGADWLNSAPAQPEHFNLLDPFHKAWVPFDSWVTQGIDWLVLHFRPLFQGIRVPVDFILSGFQQLLLGMPAPIAIIVFSLIAWQLSGLGMGAATLVSLIAIGAIGAWSQAMVTLALVLTALFFCIVIGLPLGIWLARSKHAAKIIRPLLDAMQTTPAFVYLVPIVMLFGIGNVPGVVVTIIFALPPIVRLTILGIKQVPEDLIEAAESFGSSPRQLLFKVQLPLAMPTIMAGVNQTLMLALSMVVIASMIAVGGLGQMVLRGIGRLDMGLAAVGGVGIVILAIILDRLTQSLGRDSRSKGAHRWYVHGPIGLLARPFMKKA, translated from the coding sequence ATGAGTGATGACAAAAACCAAGATCCGTGGGCAAGCGCCTCTGAACAACCTGACGCCCCGGCGCAAAACACGCCGGCGCAGGATGCCCCGACACAGGGCGCTCCGGCACAGGACGCCCCCGCAGGCGGCGGCAGCGATCCCTGGTCAACCGGCGGTTCCGCCGGCGATGCGCCCGCACAGGCGCCGGCCGGGAGTGGCGCGGACGCCTGGTCCAGCAGCCCGCCGCCTGCCGCGCATGATGCCGGACAGCAGGCTGCCCAGGGCGGCGCAGACTGGCTGAACAGCGCGCCGGCCCAGCCGGAGCACTTCAACCTGCTCGATCCGTTCCACAAAGCCTGGGTGCCGTTTGACTCCTGGGTCACGCAGGGCATCGACTGGCTGGTGCTGCATTTCCGCCCGCTGTTTCAGGGCATTCGCGTGCCGGTTGATTTTATCCTCAGCGGCTTTCAACAGCTGCTGTTGGGGATGCCGGCGCCAATCGCCATTATCGTGTTCTCGCTGATCGCCTGGCAGCTGTCCGGCCTCGGCATGGGCGCCGCCACGCTGGTGTCGCTGATCGCCATCGGCGCAATCGGCGCCTGGTCACAGGCGATGGTGACGCTGGCGTTGGTGCTGACGGCGCTGTTCTTCTGTATCGTCATCGGCCTGCCGCTCGGCATCTGGCTGGCGCGCAGCAAACACGCCGCCAAAATCATCCGGCCGCTGCTCGACGCCATGCAGACCACCCCGGCGTTTGTCTATCTGGTGCCGATCGTCATGCTGTTCGGTATCGGCAACGTGCCGGGCGTGGTGGTGACCATTATCTTCGCCCTGCCGCCGATCGTGCGCCTGACGATCCTCGGGATCAAACAGGTGCCGGAAGATCTGATCGAAGCGGCTGAATCCTTCGGTTCCAGCCCGCGCCAGCTGCTGTTCAAGGTGCAGCTGCCGCTGGCAATGCCGACCATTATGGCCGGGGTTAACCAGACGCTGATGCTGGCGCTGTCGATGGTGGTGATCGCCTCGATGATCGCCGTCGGCGGTCTGGGACAGATGGTGCTGCGCGGCATCGGCCGGCTCGACATGGGCCTGGCCGCCGTCGGGGGCGTCGGCATCGTGATTCTGGCCATTATCCTTGACCGTCTCACCCAGTCGCTGGGGCGTGACAGCCGCAGCAAAGGCGCCCATCGCTGGTACGTCCACGGTCCCATCGGCCTGCTCGCCCGGCCATTTATGAAAAAAGCCTGA
- the proX gene encoding glycine betaine/L-proline ABC transporter substrate-binding protein ProX — protein sequence MRTTGIWAVALTTLIGSQVASAADLPGKGISVQPVQSTISEETFQTLLVSKALEKLGYDVKPPREVDYNVAYTSIASGDATFLAVNWDPLHADQYKAAGGDAKFYREGVYVNGAAQGYLIDKKTADKYHITNVEQLKDPKIAKLFDTNGDGKADMTGCTPGWGCEAVINHHLGAYGLEKTVTHNQGNYAAMIADTITRFKEGKPILYYTWTPYWVSDVLVPGRDVVWLQVPFSSLPGEQKNVDTKLPNGANYGFPVNTMRIAANKQWAEKNPAAAKLFATMKLPIADINAQNLRMHEGQASESDIENHVNGWIKAHQATFDGWVKTAEEAAAKK from the coding sequence ATGCGCACTACAGGAATCTGGGCTGTCGCCCTTACCACACTGATTGGCTCACAGGTTGCTTCCGCTGCTGATTTGCCAGGAAAAGGTATCTCGGTACAACCGGTGCAGAGCACCATTTCGGAAGAGACCTTCCAGACCCTGCTGGTCAGCAAGGCGCTGGAAAAACTGGGCTACGACGTTAAACCACCGCGTGAAGTCGACTACAACGTCGCCTATACCTCAATCGCCTCCGGCGACGCCACCTTCCTCGCCGTCAACTGGGATCCGCTGCACGCCGACCAGTACAAGGCCGCCGGCGGTGATGCCAAGTTCTACCGCGAAGGGGTATACGTCAACGGCGCCGCACAGGGCTACCTGATCGACAAGAAAACCGCAGACAAATATCACATCACCAACGTGGAACAGTTGAAAGATCCGAAAATCGCCAAGCTGTTCGACACCAATGGCGACGGCAAGGCCGATATGACCGGCTGTACGCCGGGCTGGGGCTGTGAAGCGGTGATTAACCACCATCTGGGCGCCTACGGGCTGGAAAAGACCGTCACGCACAATCAGGGCAACTACGCGGCAATGATCGCCGACACCATCACCCGCTTCAAGGAAGGCAAACCGATCCTGTACTACACCTGGACGCCATACTGGGTGAGCGACGTACTGGTACCGGGGCGCGATGTGGTCTGGCTGCAGGTGCCGTTCTCATCCCTGCCGGGCGAGCAGAAGAACGTCGACACCAAGCTGCCTAACGGCGCCAACTATGGCTTCCCGGTCAATACCATGCGTATTGCCGCCAACAAACAGTGGGCAGAGAAGAACCCGGCAGCCGCCAAGCTGTTCGCCACCATGAAACTGCCTATCGCCGATATCAACGCCCAGAACCTGCGTATGCATGAAGGCCAGGCGTCTGAATCCGATATCGAAAACCACGTTAACGGTTGGATCAAGGCCCATCAGGCAACCTTTGACGGCTGGGTGAAAACCGCCGAAGAAGCCGCGGCGAAGAAGTAA
- the proV gene encoding glycine betaine/L-proline ABC transporter ATP-binding protein ProV gives MSIKIEVKNLYKIFGEHPDRAFKLIDKGFSKDQLFEKTGLSLGVKNANLAIEEGEIFVIMGLSGSGKSTLVRLLNRLITPTRGEVRIDGEDIAKISESALRTVRRNKISMVFQSFALMPHLNVVNNTAFGMELAGIPLQERQQKALEALRQVGLENYAHSYPDELSGGMRQRVGLARAMANNPDILLMDEAFSALDPLIRTEMQDELVKLQAKHQRTIVFISHDLDEAMRIGDRIAIMQGGEVIQVGTPDEILNNPANDYVRTFFRGVDISHVFSAKDIAQRRPVTLIRKAPGFGPRSALRLLRDEDRGYGYVLDRGQKFVGVVSIDSLEKALEANLSLDDALLEAPAPVAADMPLSELISLVAQAPCAVPVIDDEHTYIGIISKAMLLQALDKEGPANE, from the coding sequence ATGTCAATTAAAATAGAAGTTAAGAATCTATATAAAATATTCGGTGAACATCCGGATCGCGCATTTAAGCTGATAGACAAAGGGTTCAGCAAAGACCAGTTGTTTGAAAAAACCGGACTTTCACTTGGCGTGAAAAATGCCAATCTGGCCATTGAAGAAGGCGAAATCTTCGTCATCATGGGGCTTTCCGGCTCCGGGAAGTCAACCCTGGTACGCCTTCTCAATCGTCTGATCACCCCCACCCGCGGCGAAGTACGCATCGACGGCGAAGATATTGCGAAAATATCGGAATCTGCGCTGCGTACGGTACGCAGAAATAAAATCAGCATGGTATTCCAGTCATTTGCGCTGATGCCGCACCTGAATGTAGTAAATAATACGGCGTTCGGCATGGAACTGGCCGGCATTCCGCTGCAGGAACGGCAGCAAAAAGCGCTGGAGGCGCTGCGTCAGGTCGGGCTGGAAAATTATGCCCACTCTTACCCGGATGAATTATCCGGCGGTATGCGCCAGCGCGTCGGCCTGGCCCGCGCCATGGCGAATAACCCGGATATATTACTGATGGATGAAGCCTTCTCGGCGCTCGATCCGTTAATCCGCACCGAGATGCAGGATGAGCTGGTGAAACTGCAGGCCAAACATCAGCGCACCATCGTATTTATCTCTCACGATCTGGATGAAGCTATGCGCATTGGCGATCGCATCGCCATTATGCAGGGCGGTGAAGTGATTCAGGTCGGCACGCCGGATGAAATCCTCAACAACCCGGCCAACGACTATGTCCGCACTTTCTTCCGCGGCGTCGATATCAGCCACGTTTTCAGCGCGAAGGATATCGCCCAGCGCCGCCCGGTCACCCTGATCCGCAAAGCGCCCGGTTTCGGCCCGCGTTCGGCGCTGCGTCTGCTGCGTGACGAAGACCGAGGCTATGGCTATGTGCTCGACCGCGGGCAGAAATTTGTCGGCGTGGTGTCGATCGACTCGCTGGAAAAAGCGCTGGAGGCCAACCTGAGCCTTGATGACGCACTGCTGGAAGCCCCGGCGCCGGTTGCTGCCGATATGCCGCTCAGCGAACTGATTTCGCTGGTAGCGCAGGCGCCCTGCGCCGTACCGGTTATCGACGACGAGCACACCTATATCGGAATCATCTCCAAAGCCATGCTGCTGCAGGCTTTAGATAAAGAGGGCCCAGCGAATGAGTGA
- a CDS encoding LysR family transcriptional regulator, with product MNLKQIRYALAVAEEQSFTRAAQRCHTVQSALSHQIAKLEEELGCVLFERTSRRVSLTSAGRAFILPAQRLLSARQTLVDEVVSASGTLSGTLTIGTISTLNAIDLTEKLAAFHRHHPAVNIRLYVGISELLLENVRQQQTDVAFVGIWPGDKDMLPASHRLLTDEPLVALVSPRHALAGCRQVTLPALAEVPLVDFYSGTGARRQTDRAFQAAGVRRHVSFEIDHIEWLENLVRSGLATGIVPVSTALRLSGLVAVPIKDGPRRQVYCAWHQPLSRAAERFLQFSGLGPAGE from the coding sequence ATGAACCTGAAACAGATCCGCTATGCGCTGGCGGTGGCGGAGGAGCAGAGTTTTACCCGCGCCGCTCAGCGTTGCCATACCGTCCAGTCAGCCCTTAGCCACCAGATTGCCAAACTGGAGGAGGAACTGGGCTGCGTGCTGTTTGAACGCACCTCGCGCCGGGTGTCGCTGACCTCGGCCGGACGCGCGTTTATCCTGCCGGCACAGCGGCTGCTGTCGGCTCGTCAGACGCTGGTGGATGAAGTGGTGTCGGCCAGCGGCACGCTGTCCGGCACGCTGACCATTGGCACCATCTCAACGCTGAATGCGATAGATCTGACGGAAAAGCTGGCCGCCTTTCATCGCCATCATCCGGCGGTCAATATTCGCCTGTACGTGGGGATCAGCGAGCTGCTGCTGGAAAACGTTCGTCAGCAGCAGACCGACGTGGCGTTTGTCGGCATCTGGCCGGGGGACAAGGATATGCTGCCGGCCTCTCACCGTCTGCTGACCGATGAGCCGCTGGTGGCGCTGGTGTCGCCTCGCCATGCGCTGGCCGGCTGTCGTCAGGTGACGCTGCCGGCGCTGGCGGAAGTTCCGCTGGTGGATTTTTATAGCGGCACCGGCGCCCGGCGGCAGACCGACCGCGCCTTTCAGGCCGCCGGCGTCAGGCGGCACGTCAGCTTTGAAATCGACCATATTGAATGGCTGGAGAATCTGGTGCGCAGCGGCCTGGCGACCGGCATCGTGCCGGTTTCCACCGCCCTGCGTCTGAGCGGACTGGTGGCGGTGCCGATCAAGGATGGCCCGCGCAGACAGGTGTATTGCGCCTGGCATCAGCCGCTGTCCAGGGCGGCGGAGCGCTTTTTACAGTTTAGCGGCCTGGGGCCGGCGGGAGAGTGA
- a CDS encoding MFS transporter — MKTTTEHPGLSPALTALIAMATGLAVASNYYAQPLLDTIAQQFNLSVNQAGFIVTAAQLGYAVGLLFLVPLGDMFERRGLIVFMTLLAAGGMLITATSGTLAVMILGTALTGLFSVVAQILVPLAATLAHPEKRGKTVGIIMSGLLLGILLARTVAGALASVGGWRTIYWVASALMVVMALILWRALPRYKQHSGLNYPQLLKSIFVLFGTTPLLRTRALLGALSFANFSVLWTSMAFLLAAPPFGYSEGVIGLFGLVGAAGALAASHAGQQTDKGRAGFTTSAGLILLLLSWIPIALAKQSLWALLIGIIILDLAVQAVHVTNQSVIYRVMPDARNRLTAGYMTSYFIGGALGSLLSASAYQHAGWYGVAAAGITLCIISLLIWWRGQRHDPQWRSKSD; from the coding sequence ATGAAAACCACAACAGAACACCCGGGACTCAGTCCGGCGCTGACCGCGCTGATCGCCATGGCGACCGGCCTGGCCGTCGCCAGCAACTATTACGCCCAGCCGCTGCTGGACACCATTGCCCAGCAGTTTAACCTGTCGGTTAATCAGGCCGGCTTTATCGTCACCGCCGCCCAGTTGGGCTATGCCGTCGGGCTGCTGTTTCTGGTGCCGCTCGGCGATATGTTCGAACGGCGCGGCCTGATCGTGTTTATGACACTGCTGGCCGCCGGCGGCATGTTGATCACCGCCACCTCCGGCACGCTGGCGGTGATGATCCTCGGCACCGCGCTCACCGGGCTGTTTTCCGTGGTGGCGCAAATTCTGGTGCCGCTGGCGGCGACGCTGGCGCATCCGGAAAAACGCGGCAAAACCGTCGGCATTATTATGAGCGGCCTGCTGCTCGGCATTCTGCTGGCGCGCACCGTCGCCGGGGCGCTGGCCTCCGTCGGCGGCTGGCGCACCATTTACTGGGTGGCCAGCGCGCTGATGGTCGTCATGGCGCTGATCCTGTGGCGCGCGCTGCCGCGTTATAAGCAGCACAGCGGGCTGAATTACCCGCAGCTGCTGAAATCGATCTTCGTACTGTTCGGCACCACGCCGCTGCTGCGCACCCGCGCCCTGCTCGGCGCGCTCTCCTTCGCCAATTTCAGCGTGCTGTGGACCTCGATGGCGTTTCTGCTGGCCGCCCCGCCGTTCGGCTATTCCGAAGGGGTCATCGGTCTGTTCGGCCTGGTCGGCGCCGCCGGCGCGCTTGCTGCTTCCCACGCCGGCCAGCAGACGGATAAAGGCCGGGCCGGATTCACCACCAGCGCCGGGCTGATCCTGCTGCTGTTATCCTGGATACCCATCGCTTTAGCTAAACAATCACTCTGGGCACTATTAATCGGCATCATCATTCTGGACCTGGCGGTGCAGGCGGTACACGTCACCAACCAGAGCGTGATTTACCGCGTGATGCCCGACGCGCGCAACCGTCTGACCGCCGGTTATATGACCAGCTACTTTATCGGCGGCGCGCTGGGCTCGCTGCTGTCGGCCTCTGCCTACCAACATGCGGGCTGGTACGGTGTCGCCGCCGCCGGCATTACGCTGTGCATCATCAGCCTGTTAATCTGGTGGCGCGGCCAGCGGCACGACCCGCAGTGGCGGTCAAAATCTGATTAG